The DNA sequence CCATTCGCTTGACTCCATCTCTCTTTTTGAAGAAGCTTGTACGATAGAAGTTGTAGAGGCAGCAAGCTGAGATTTTTGCATCGTCTTAGCCGGGTGGTTTTTACATTTTTGCGAGAGAGCGTAAGGCTGTGGTGTTCCCCATACGACGGCTCCAATGGGGGCGCCGCCATACATATAGGGAGTAAGTTCAAAATGCCATGTGTGCAGGCTGCACTCCGCTTTCCATTGTCTACTCGTCAGAATAGGAAAAGAAAAAGTGGGAGCGCCGTGTAAAAAGCGATAAGGGGTAATCCAGCCTTGCTCATAAAGCACAGGGGAGGCTTTGACCACATTTCCACCGCGGTCCATCACCAGGACAGGTGAAGCGATACCTAAAGAAATGATATGGTTAAAGTGCTCCTCAAGTCTGAAACGTTCATATTCTAGCAGCGTATATAGGCTTTGTTCTACTGTATGTACCGCTCCCATAACGACAGATAACAACGAAGGATGCTGGGTTTTCCATAAGCCGGTCAGATTGATTACACCCATAATATCTCGCGTCGCCGGGTCTCGAATTGGTGCCGCAGAGCATGTCCATTTCTGGACCTCTTGACAGAAATGCTCTCCGGCAAAAACCTGAATCGGAACGCCGGTAACCAGGGAGGTGCCGATCGCGTTTGTTCCGGCATGATGTTCTGCCCAGGAAGAACCGATGACGAAGTTCATGTCCTCAGCTTTTACAAGCAGCGGGAGTGGGCCGTCTAAATATACGATATCACCAGAATCGTTAGTGATTGTGACCAATTGGTTTGCATCCGTTTTCGTATCTTTTATATGTGTAAGAATCGGTTTAAGGATAGGATGGAGGGACGTAGAGGTTAGGAACTCTTCCGTGCTTTTCTTAGAAAGGCGTACAGGTACTCTGTTATGGAGGGGGTTAATATTTTGTTCTAAACAGCGCCGCCATGAATCATGCATAAGGGGACGAACAGCTGGTTGAGTGCTGCTTCCGTAAACGAATTGTTCCCATTCTTGCTCGAGTTTCATTCTTTCTACTTTTGTATTCGTATAGGCATCAACAGCAATGAAGTGATTCATGATTGACTCCTCCAAATCAATATACTGATTTTTTATTATTTAATAATAATTCAGTCGATAATTCAATGCTTTACTGTCTCAAAAACTGCATTGCTATATGCGAAAAACATTTCTGCTCTTATAGACGTCTTTCTACGTAAGATAATGAGGAGGAGTGACATTAAGGAAACTACTCGTTCTTTTTCTATGTTGTCAACCTTCTTTTCTACAGATAATATATGATAGGGAGATAGTGAATACAGAAGGAGATACGGTTGAATGCAAGTTGTAAAAATAGAGGAAGAACGTTCGTTTCCTAGAAAACAAAAATATCGTAGAAAAAAAAGGAAATGGATAGGGATCAGCTTTCTATTGTGTATGTACCTGGTTTTCTCATCAGGTGCGCTTGTTTTGTACGGACCTTTTGAGAATGTGCGAAGCACGGTAATCGGAGCGGTATTGACCAGTCGTCATCCATGGTATATTGAATATTTTTATCCTGCAAAGGTGCTCGCTAAATACAAGCCGGTTGGCATGGATAAGATGAGCGAAGGTCTAATGGAATCGGCAAACTTCTCGGACGTGAGCGACACTGGGATTGAAGTGATTCCAATTGAAGCAAAGAAATATAACGGCAGCCTGCTTGTGATTCATGATCCCAAGCGTGTGCATGTTGTTGTAACGAAGCACATTAATAATGTGGGGCAGACGGTTAGCGAGATGGTTAAAGATGCAGACGCGATCGGCGGCATTAATGCTGGCGGATTTTATGACGTGGCCGGGAAGGGAACCGGTGGTATTCCGATGGGAATTACGGTTTCGCGGGGCAGCTACATCAGCGGCGATCAGAGTACGCGTCAGCCGGTGGTAGGAATTACAAAGCAAGGTGCTCTCGTTGTAGGAAAATATAAATATGAAAAGCTGCAAGAGCTTGGCATAGAAGATGCGATTTCCTTCGGTCCTCAATTGGTGAAGAACGGTGAACCGTTTCTTGAGGAGGAAGACGGCTCGTGGGGGATTGCGCCTCGCTCAGCAATCGGGCAGCGAAGTGATGGGTCCATCCTGCTGTTAGCTATATCGGGTCGGGGAAGTGACGGTGTGGGAGCTACGCTGCTTGATTGTGAGAAGATTATGTTGGATCATGGAGCAGAGATTGCCGCCAATTTGGATGGTGGATACAGTTCAGAATTATATTATCAAGACGATTTTTTGGTAGCACCCTCTAATCCCCTTGGAGAGCGCTATGTAGCTACCAGTTTTGTCGTAGACGGAGTGAAGAAGTAGTGGCAGGGATGAAGAAAACACGTAAAGCGCTGTTTTGGATTAGTACCATTATGCTTGTCAGCGTTCTTCAGGTAGGTGTTCTGCAGCAGGTTGATGAATTCCTTGCGCCGCCTTCATTAGAGATGAAGCAGGCGGCGGCTGCGGAGAAGACGGAGCGAACGCTTGCGCCTCCGGAAGAAGTCGTGCAGTCTGCCATGACATCCGATGCGCAGCGGCTTGCTTACGTAATGCAGGATAACGCACATACCATTATGATTCAAGATAAAAACGGGACCGTTGACTCGGTGGAAGAAGAGGGAAACATTACGTATATGAAGTGGCTCGGAAAGTCCAATACGCTGCTTTATATGGTAGAGAAGCGCAAGGGACAGGAGATGCGTCTGCTTCAGATGGCGCATGATGAACCTGTTGTCGTATATGAATGGTCTAGCAAGAAAGAAAAGGTAGAGGATGTTTTCTTCTCTCCGTATCTTGAGTTCTTTTATGTGCATATGAAGGATGAGAACCGAGATGAATTATATAAGTATACGGCTTCACAAGGCCTGCAGAAGCTGCAGATCGGCGCCGTACGTATTGCAAGCATTGACTATGATGAAAAAAACGATATCCTGTATATTTCCAATACAAAGGGAAGGCTATGGGAATTTAAGGACGGGGCGATGCATCGATCATCATTGAAAGTGCAGGAGTTTTCGTAAGAACATTACAGCATGATAGTCTGGATACGTTTTCCTAGCTACTAGGTTCTCCCCTTTATCGTACTTATAGAAAACAAGCTAGCCCGAGGAAAAGGGCTGGCTTGTTTTAGGTTGTATAGGGCAGATTCTATTGATAATCTTTAAACTCAATTTTTGTAATGGTTATGTTCGTTTCTCCGCCGGGAGTGACGAGTACCATCTCTTCGTCTAGCGCATGTAGCAGCAGCTGCCGTCCAACCGGAGATAAAAAGGAAATATAGCCGCGCGTAGGGTCGCTTTGTTCTGGAAAGCAAATCGTGAAATGTTCTATATAATTGTCTTCTTTGAACAATACAGCAACCTGGCAGCCGATAAATACCTTTGAAAGAGCCGGGTAGGTACTTTTTTCGTCATCCGATAGAAATGCTTCAACTTCAGCGACATACCGCTTGAAGAAGTTGAAGTCTCTGTCGTGAACCATAGTAGAGGAGACATATAAATCCAAAAGTTCTGTTGTGTTCTCTTCAATGTAAATGAGTTGTTTAATTAGGCTTTTTCGCAAAGGGTAGTAGGTGAGACTATGGTTCATCGTAGATAGCCTCCTTACCTGGATGTAGCCGCTTGCAAAATTTGTTTTTCATGTCCATGTTGCGCCCTCCTTAATAAATAAAAAAATGGAGATTCCCGTAATCAGGGACCTCACTCACATCTTATCATGCTTTCAACTGCGGAGGAACAGCAGAATAAAAGAAGCCTTCTATATGCAGGATGGCACATATAGAAGGCACGGCTTATTATACGGTGGTATGCGTAGTTTCCTTCAACTGCTTTAATTCCCGTTGGATATCTTCTTGCAGAGAGGGAGAGATGGAGTGATGTGATTGGGTAGGCTGTAAGAACTGGGTAGTGGCGTCTGCCTCAGCTTCTAATCGCATGATTCGTTCCTCCATCCGTGCGAACCCTGTCGCTACCTGTCCCGTATTCCATGAGCTATATACTTGATTCATTTGTGTAATGGATTGTGCTAGATTGCTTCTTGAAAGCAGGAGCAGATGCTTATGCTTATATTCATTGTAGCGTTGGATAAGCTGATCTAGCACCTGGCGCAGTTGCTGGGTTTGCTTTTGTATCGTTTGATGCTGCTCGCGGTAGGCAGCAGCTTTCTGTTCGTACAATAGCTTGTCCTGTAACGCTAAGGCAGCAATGGTCTCTTCTCCCTGCTCGACGGCCAATTTGGCCTGACGGCTTCGTTTTGTTATTGTCTCCTCGGCTTCGTGCAAGAAAGCCTGCTGTCTCCTTTCTAGAAAAAGCTGCTGGGTAAGAGCTTTTTGCCCATTAGCAATTTCCTTCTCCATTTCCCGAATATAGTGATTGAGCATATGGATTGGGTCTTCTGCCCGATCAAGCAGGGTATGGATTTCAGCTGTAGCGATGTCCTTCATTCTTTTCATGATTCCCATGAGATGTTTCCTCCTTTAATTTGGTTTGCTTTCGTTCCCATTCATCTAGAAAATCAGGGGGTGAATACGTTTGTGTATACATGTGCTCATTGTGTGCTGCATCAGTCATCACAGAATAGAGCGGACGCGAGGATCGTCTTTTGCGAATCCATAAAAATACGAAAATACCAACTGACAGCCAAAACACCAAGGATAACAGCGACCCAATGTAATGGAAAAGGCTCATGTGATGAGGCCCCCGCGTCACATGGGGCTGGTGAGGGGAGAAATTGGGTTGCATGGCATGGTGATGGCTGGATGCAAAAGCGTTAGACCCTCCAAAAAATTGGATCACCCATACCGCTGCAAGCATCAGAAGGACGCTAAACAACACTCGTTTCCCTAAGGTTGCTCTTTTTTTACTCACTTTTCTTTCTCCTTTCGTTCTATTTGTTCTTATCTTAGAAGAACACTATGGGAGAAGTACGGAAAAAGTGTGGGAAATTGCGGAGTGCACAGGGGATACACACCTCTATGAAATGCGATAGCTAGACTTTTATTCTTTTTCTGTATAGCTGGCGATTCGGTATTGGTATTGGACGAAATAAAAAATGACCCTATGATTAAGATATACAACAATACCAGTTGCCAAATGAAGATGAGCATGGTTTGAGAGTGGGGAGGCAAGGGGATGGATGTTTTATTTCCTATCGTAGTAAATGTAATTGTGCCGGTATTTTCTCTTATTGTGCTGGGGGGGTTTTTGCACAGAAAGTTTCACTTTGATATGAACACCTTATCGAAGCTTACGACATATTTTCTTTTCCCGGCGGTAAGCTTTGTCAATATTTATCAAAGTAACATGGGAGGCGACATCATCGGCAGCATCATTGGCTTTT is a window from the Aneurinibacillus sp. REN35 genome containing:
- a CDS encoding phosphodiester glycosidase family protein, giving the protein MQVVKIEEERSFPRKQKYRRKKRKWIGISFLLCMYLVFSSGALVLYGPFENVRSTVIGAVLTSRHPWYIEYFYPAKVLAKYKPVGMDKMSEGLMESANFSDVSDTGIEVIPIEAKKYNGSLLVIHDPKRVHVVVTKHINNVGQTVSEMVKDADAIGGINAGGFYDVAGKGTGGIPMGITVSRGSYISGDQSTRQPVVGITKQGALVVGKYKYEKLQELGIEDAISFGPQLVKNGEPFLEEEDGSWGIAPRSAIGQRSDGSILLLAISGRGSDGVGATLLDCEKIMLDHGAEIAANLDGGYSSELYYQDDFLVAPSNPLGERYVATSFVVDGVKK
- a CDS encoding GreA/GreB family elongation factor, with protein sequence MNHSLTYYPLRKSLIKQLIYIEENTTELLDLYVSSTMVHDRDFNFFKRYVAEVEAFLSDDEKSTYPALSKVFIGCQVAVLFKEDNYIEHFTICFPEQSDPTRGYISFLSPVGRQLLLHALDEEMVLVTPGGETNITITKIEFKDYQ
- a CDS encoding PspA/IM30 family protein codes for the protein MGIMKRMKDIATAEIHTLLDRAEDPIHMLNHYIREMEKEIANGQKALTQQLFLERRQQAFLHEAEETITKRSRQAKLAVEQGEETIAALALQDKLLYEQKAAAYREQHQTIQKQTQQLRQVLDQLIQRYNEYKHKHLLLLSRSNLAQSITQMNQVYSSWNTGQVATGFARMEERIMRLEAEADATTQFLQPTQSHHSISPSLQEDIQRELKQLKETTHTTV